From Nitrospiria bacterium, one genomic window encodes:
- a CDS encoding pyridoxal-phosphate dependent enzyme, with protein MPIGLKEIKRAGRTIRSSVDPTPLVSSRSLSLRAGVPVFLKLENLQKTGSFKVRGAFNRIALLTAPQRRRGVVAASAGNHAQGVALAARTRGISATIVMPEGASIAKQEASRSYGARVILHGDDFDSAMDKAREIERSEGSVLIHAFDDEAVIAGQGTIALEILKDRPDIRTILVPVGGGGLAAGVATAVKALKPGVRVLGVAAPARPTLADGIAVKSPGRITRPILERCLDRMVRVAEDEIAEAVLLLIEHKRIIAEGAGAVPLAALLNHGGRLRGPVCLIVTGGNIDVTLLERIIERGLVRTGRLLRLSVVLPDRPGALAGLAAAIGEAGANILHIVHDRLSSGLPITRSRVDLSLETRGAEHSRSITARLKRSGYPLR; from the coding sequence ATGCCGATCGGATTAAAAGAGATCAAACGCGCCGGACGGACGATTCGATCGTCGGTCGACCCGACCCCGCTGGTTTCGTCGCGCTCGCTGAGCCTGCGGGCCGGGGTTCCCGTTTTTCTGAAGCTTGAAAATCTTCAGAAGACGGGATCGTTCAAGGTCCGGGGGGCGTTCAACCGGATTGCCCTTCTGACGGCCCCCCAGCGACGAAGGGGCGTGGTGGCGGCTTCGGCGGGAAACCACGCCCAAGGCGTCGCCCTCGCCGCCCGAACCCGCGGCATCTCGGCCACGATCGTCATGCCCGAAGGGGCCTCGATCGCCAAACAGGAGGCGAGCCGTTCGTACGGCGCCCGGGTGATCCTTCACGGAGACGACTTTGACTCGGCGATGGATAAAGCCCGGGAGATCGAACGGTCGGAAGGAAGCGTCCTCATTCACGCCTTCGACGACGAGGCGGTGATCGCCGGCCAGGGAACGATCGCGTTGGAGATCTTGAAGGACCGCCCGGACATACGAACCATCCTCGTTCCCGTCGGGGGAGGCGGCCTTGCCGCCGGAGTCGCGACGGCGGTGAAAGCCTTGAAGCCCGGGGTCCGGGTCCTCGGGGTCGCCGCCCCGGCCCGTCCGACCCTGGCGGATGGAATCGCCGTGAAATCCCCCGGAAGGATTACGCGGCCGATCTTGGAGCGGTGCCTGGATCGCATGGTCCGGGTCGCGGAGGACGAAATCGCCGAAGCCGTCCTGCTGCTGATCGAGCACAAGCGGATCATCGCCGAAGGGGCCGGCGCCGTTCCCCTGGCCGCGCTTCTAAACCACGGGGGCCGGCTTCGGGGTCCGGTCTGCCTTATCGTCACCGGCGGGAATATTGACGTCACCCTCCTCGAGCGGATTATCGAGCGGGGTTTGGTCCGGACCGGCCGTCTCCTGCGCCTCTCGGTCGTTCTTCCCGACCGCCCCGGAGCGCTGGCCGGACTCGCCGCCGCCATCGGCGAGGCGGGCGCCAACATCCTGCACATCGTTCACGATCGTCTCTCGTCAGGGCTTCCGATCACCCGGAGCCGGGTCGATCTCTCTCTCGAAACCCGGGGCGCGGAACACAGCCGCTCGATCACGGCCCGTCTGAAACGGAGCGGCTATCCCTTGCGTTGA
- a CDS encoding site-2 protease family protein, with protein sequence MMNIDHIIQEISISAIPILLAVILHEVAHGWVANKRGDPTARMMGRLTLNPLSHIDPIGTVVIPIFLLIATKGSFVFGYAKPVPVNFMNLRHPKEDMVWVAGAGPATNLILAVACGLLFRLVLMIDPRLVLQLRLGGGPFNWNDPSGMVLVPVMYMLLKGVQWNVVLAIFNMIPIPPLDGGRVLVGLLPDRQSAAWASIEPFGFFIIIALVFLDPFGFWSQIISPLIVNIMLWILGLNDHLGGVPL encoded by the coding sequence ATGATGAACATCGATCATATCATCCAGGAGATTTCGATCTCGGCCATCCCCATCCTTCTGGCCGTCATTTTACACGAGGTGGCCCACGGCTGGGTGGCCAACAAGCGGGGGGATCCGACCGCCCGGATGATGGGCCGGCTGACGCTCAATCCCTTGTCGCATATTGACCCCATCGGAACGGTCGTCATTCCGATTTTTTTATTGATCGCCACGAAGGGCAGCTTCGTGTTCGGCTACGCGAAGCCCGTGCCGGTCAATTTCATGAACCTCCGCCATCCGAAGGAAGACATGGTCTGGGTGGCCGGCGCGGGTCCGGCCACGAATTTGATCCTGGCGGTGGCCTGCGGTCTTCTGTTTCGTCTGGTCCTGATGATCGACCCCCGTCTCGTCCTGCAACTGCGTCTCGGGGGGGGGCCGTTCAACTGGAACGATCCTTCCGGGATGGTGCTGGTCCCGGTCATGTACATGCTTTTGAAGGGCGTGCAGTGGAACGTCGTTTTGGCGATTTTCAACATGATCCCCATTCCGCCGCTGGACGGCGGGCGGGTGCTGGTCGGACTGCTTCCCGACCGGCAGTCGGCGGCCTGGGCCAGCATCGAGCCGTTCGGGTTTTTCATCATCATCGCGCTCGTCTTCCTGGACCCGTTCGGGTTCTGGTCGCAAATCATCTCGCCGTTGATCGTTAACATCATGCTGTGGATTCTGGGGTTGAACGACCATCTAGGAGGTGTCCCACTGTGA
- a CDS encoding Ppx/GppA phosphatase family protein has protein sequence MTANGTPDRDMVVAGIDIGSNTLRLLIAELRSVGGRVRLRPIFEDRRITRLGEGIVDSGRLSPSAMSRTLRALAEFRAAISDHPVDRIVGVATSAVREADNRPLFLDRVKKETGLEIEVISGEEEARRTLLGVRYGLEPDDSNLLVLDIGGGSTEWIVVTAGRVQEMRTFDIGVVKLTDRYLAGDPPSAEDLDRLVRAVEEKFRPMSPVLRGRSGDRLIGVAGTVTTLAALELGLATYDPARVQNMRLGFGRVESWYRKLAGMTLEERRRLVGLERGREDLIVAGAALLWVAMRLAGANEVVVSDYGLREGVLIDWFERNVTAGNERKGDGR, from the coding sequence ATGACCGCGAACGGGACGCCCGATCGTGACATGGTCGTCGCCGGCATCGACATCGGGAGCAACACCCTGCGCTTGTTGATCGCCGAGCTTCGGTCGGTCGGGGGCCGGGTCCGCCTCCGGCCGATCTTCGAAGACCGCCGGATCACCCGCTTGGGGGAAGGGATTGTGGACAGCGGCCGCTTGTCTCCGTCCGCCATGTCCCGAACGCTCCGGGCGCTCGCCGAGTTCCGGGCGGCGATTTCGGATCATCCGGTGGACCGGATCGTCGGCGTGGCCACCAGCGCGGTTCGCGAGGCCGACAACCGTCCGTTGTTTCTCGACCGGGTGAAAAAGGAGACCGGGCTGGAAATCGAGGTGATCTCCGGAGAGGAGGAGGCCCGCCGGACGCTGTTGGGCGTGCGGTACGGTCTGGAGCCGGACGATTCGAATCTGCTGGTGTTGGACATCGGCGGCGGCAGCACGGAATGGATCGTCGTGACGGCCGGGCGGGTTCAGGAAATGAGGACATTCGATATCGGGGTCGTCAAGCTGACGGATCGTTATCTCGCCGGCGACCCTCCGTCCGCCGAGGACCTGGATCGGCTGGTCCGGGCCGTTGAAGAAAAGTTCCGGCCGATGAGTCCCGTCCTCCGCGGGCGGTCCGGAGATCGCTTGATCGGCGTGGCCGGGACCGTGACCACCCTGGCCGCGCTGGAGTTGGGGCTCGCGACGTACGATCCGGCGCGCGTGCAGAACATGCGCCTGGGGTTCGGGCGCGTCGAGAGCTGGTATCGGAAGCTGGCCGGAATGACGTTGGAAGAACGCCGGCGCCTGGTCGGCCTCGAGCGGGGGCGGGAAGATCTCATCGTGGCCGGCGCCGCCTTGCTGTGGGTCGCGATGCGCCTGGCTGGAGCGAACGAGGTGGTGGTGAGCGATTACGGGTTGAGAGAAGGGGTATTGATCGATTGGTTTGAACGCAACGTCACGGCGGGAAACGAACGGAAAGGGGACGGCCGATGA
- the trpS gene encoding tryptophan--tRNA ligase, with the protein MLSGMQPSGRLHLGNLLGALDNWIKYQNEFDAYFFVADWHALSTNYADTRKIREYIQEMLIDWLSAGIDPEKCTVFIQSRLPDHAVLHLLLSMITPVPWLERNPTYKEKIEELRERDLTTYGFLGYPVLQSADILIYKADVVPVGVDQLPHLELTRELARRFNNLYAPVFPEPQPLLTEVPKLLGTDGRKMSKSYNNAIYLSDPEPVVREKLRTMVTDPARIRRTDPGNPDVCPVFSFHKIFSEIGVIDRVNTECRTASIGCIDCKTLVADRMVRRLDPIWKEREKWLKHPKKVEAVAAEGSKKAGQAARQTMEEVREAMKL; encoded by the coding sequence ATGCTGAGCGGGATGCAACCCAGCGGGCGGTTGCATCTGGGCAATCTGTTGGGGGCCCTGGACAATTGGATTAAATACCAGAACGAGTTCGACGCCTATTTTTTTGTGGCCGACTGGCATGCCCTGTCGACCAATTATGCCGATACCCGTAAAATCCGGGAGTACATTCAGGAAATGCTGATCGACTGGCTTTCGGCCGGAATCGATCCCGAGAAATGCACCGTCTTCATTCAGTCCCGTCTGCCGGATCACGCCGTACTGCACCTGCTCCTGTCGATGATCACCCCGGTGCCCTGGCTGGAGCGGAACCCCACCTACAAGGAAAAGATCGAGGAGCTTCGCGAACGGGATCTGACGACTTATGGTTTTTTAGGATATCCCGTCCTGCAGTCGGCCGATATCCTGATCTACAAGGCCGACGTGGTGCCGGTGGGCGTGGATCAGCTTCCGCACCTCGAGTTGACGCGCGAGCTGGCGCGACGGTTCAACAATCTCTACGCGCCCGTGTTTCCCGAACCGCAGCCCCTGCTCACGGAGGTGCCGAAACTTCTGGGGACCGACGGGCGGAAAATGAGCAAGAGCTACAACAACGCGATCTATCTTTCCGATCCCGAGCCGGTCGTTCGTGAAAAGCTCCGGACGATGGTGACCGATCCGGCCCGGATCCGGCGGACCGACCCGGGCAACCCGGATGTCTGTCCCGTCTTTTCCTTCCACAAGATCTTCTCGGAGATCGGCGTGATCGACCGGGTGAACACGGAATGCCGGACGGCCTCCATCGGCTGCATCGACTGCAAAACGCTGGTGGCCGACCGGATGGTCCGACGGCTCGACCCGATCTGGAAGGAACGGGAAAAGTGGTTGAAGCATCCCAAAAAGGTCGAAGCCGTCGCGGCCGAAGGTTCGAAGAAGGCCGGCCAGGCGGCCCGTCAAACGATGGAAGAAGTGCGGGAGGCGATGAAGCTGTAA
- a CDS encoding peptidylprolyl isomerase encodes MKRNWIMAIVIGTLTLSAGGPGLVIETAWAQGGKPVVTIETDKGNIIFEMLPDAAPKTVARITELIKQGFYNGLTFHRVEPGFVIQGGDPNGNGTGGSGVKLKAEFNKTPHLLGTVAMARSSDPDSADSQFYICLAPQPFLDGKYTVFGQVTDKASLDVIQKIRKGDAMRKVTVK; translated from the coding sequence ATGAAACGGAATTGGATCATGGCGATCGTGATAGGAACACTCACCCTCAGCGCGGGCGGTCCGGGGCTCGTCATCGAGACGGCCTGGGCCCAGGGAGGTAAACCGGTGGTGACCATTGAGACGGACAAGGGAAATATCATCTTCGAAATGTTGCCGGATGCGGCGCCGAAAACCGTCGCGCGGATCACCGAACTGATCAAGCAGGGATTCTACAACGGACTGACCTTCCACCGCGTCGAGCCCGGTTTCGTGATTCAAGGCGGGGACCCCAACGGCAACGGGACGGGCGGTTCGGGGGTCAAGCTGAAGGCCGAATTCAACAAGACGCCGCATCTTCTCGGGACCGTCGCCATGGCCCGCTCGAGCGATCCCGACAGCGCCGACAGTCAGTTCTACATCTGCCTCGCTCCGCAACCCTTTCTGGACGGCAAGTACACCGTCTTCGGTCAGGTGACGGACAAGGCCAGTCTCGACGTGATCCAGAAAATCCGGAAAGGCGATGCGATGCGCAAGGTCACCGTCAAGTAA
- the xerD gene encoding site-specific tyrosine recombinase XerD translates to MRERVQQFLQYLTVEKGLSLNTTAAYGADLNRFLEFLGARALNRPEDITRRDLLDFLAARKQNGLSSRSLARQIATLRNFYRFLNHEKILRTDPTQNVESPRDWKRLPKTMAFEEVERLLNLPKGSTSSAVRDDAMIELMYATGLRVSELTALPLQAVNTEVGYILATGKGNKQRIIPMGEVALQKLKTYLATARGKLAKGRVSDRVFLNRSGRGLTRQGCWKMLKNYVRRAGIKRSVSPHMLRHSFATHLLERGADLRSVQAMLGHADLSTTQIYTQVTRHRLKQIHQQLHPRG, encoded by the coding sequence ATGCGCGAACGCGTCCAACAGTTCCTTCAATACCTGACGGTCGAGAAGGGGCTCTCGCTCAACACGACCGCGGCCTACGGCGCCGATCTGAACCGGTTTCTGGAGTTTCTCGGGGCCCGGGCGTTGAACCGTCCGGAAGACATCACCCGGCGGGACCTCCTGGATTTTCTGGCCGCCCGAAAACAAAACGGCCTTTCCTCCCGTTCGCTCGCGCGCCAGATCGCGACCCTTCGCAATTTTTACCGCTTTCTCAACCACGAAAAAATACTCCGGACGGACCCCACCCAGAACGTGGAATCCCCCCGCGACTGGAAACGATTGCCGAAGACGATGGCCTTCGAGGAAGTCGAACGGCTGCTCAACCTTCCCAAGGGGTCCACGTCCTCGGCCGTGCGCGACGACGCCATGATCGAATTGATGTACGCCACCGGCCTGCGCGTCTCGGAACTGACCGCGCTGCCCCTCCAGGCCGTCAACACCGAAGTCGGATACATCCTGGCCACGGGCAAGGGCAACAAACAGCGGATCATCCCGATGGGCGAAGTGGCGCTTCAAAAACTCAAGACGTACCTGGCGACGGCTCGGGGAAAACTCGCGAAAGGGCGGGTCTCCGACCGGGTCTTCCTCAACCGCTCCGGGCGCGGTCTCACGCGGCAGGGCTGTTGGAAGATGCTGAAGAACTACGTCCGACGGGCCGGGATCAAGCGTTCCGTTTCGCCCCACATGCTCCGGCACTCCTTCGCGACGCATTTACTGGAACGGGGGGCGGACCTGCGTTCGGTCCAGGCCATGCTGGGCCACGCCGACCTATCCACCACGCAGATCTACACGCAGGTCACGCGTCACCGCTTGAAACAGATTCATCAACAGCTTCACCCGCGGGGATGA
- a CDS encoding penicillin-binding protein activator: MPTPSPDADARELLEKASAATAAGDLEQAQLTYQLLLTTYPQSPLKDQVYMGLAQIDQQQQNYADAVLKYQKLIGEFPASPLADRARDQLAVAYIGLGQYDSAIPILERERSLSPDLAARQALTDRIVDVYLQKKDDVQAVHELLKKEMSREEEKQAVENRVQELLAQSSRSELKELIRQFPKGYPGDAALLKLADLYESSKEYFEAERELRRFLFIYPKHRAVSKVRSRLAAIKQLYLSHQHLIGVLLPLSGRLQPFGQEVLNGIRLALDPPSTAVPEKFVGIVVKNTEGDATVLQSGLDELARDYRVSAVIGPMLSRQVAAVAPRAEAYRIPLLTPGASEDWAKPWKYVLRNSITNRQQAGEIAAYAVNSLHLKRFCILHSADGYGTEMMRVFSEAIAKLGGEVIARASYDPQATDFGPQIKYLKETDLTKYGVLGPPPQQKGEIREYRPGFDAIFLPGDYDQAGMIAAQLAFYNIEGVTLLGTNGWDSQDLFRFGGKFVDGGIFVDGFFPASTDPQVQSFVERYRSRYEENPTLLAAQAYDAAGLVLRAMQQGAATGEAVRDFLGRVRNYSGVTGPITYTPEGDLAKRLYVIQAKDGKFVQLN, translated from the coding sequence GTGCCGACGCCGTCCCCCGACGCCGACGCTCGGGAATTGCTGGAAAAGGCCTCGGCGGCCACCGCCGCGGGTGATCTGGAGCAAGCGCAGCTGACGTATCAACTTTTACTCACGACCTATCCGCAATCGCCGCTGAAGGACCAGGTCTATATGGGCTTGGCCCAAATCGATCAGCAGCAGCAAAATTATGCCGATGCGGTTCTTAAGTATCAAAAGTTGATCGGCGAGTTCCCGGCCTCGCCGCTGGCCGACCGGGCCCGGGATCAATTGGCCGTGGCGTATATCGGTTTGGGCCAGTACGACAGCGCCATCCCGATCCTGGAACGGGAGCGGAGCTTAAGTCCGGACCTCGCCGCCCGGCAGGCGTTGACCGACCGCATCGTGGACGTCTATCTTCAGAAGAAGGATGACGTCCAGGCCGTCCATGAACTGCTGAAAAAGGAGATGAGCCGGGAAGAGGAAAAGCAGGCCGTCGAGAACCGGGTGCAGGAGCTTTTGGCCCAGAGCTCCCGGTCGGAACTCAAGGAGTTGATCCGTCAATTCCCGAAAGGGTATCCGGGAGACGCGGCCCTTTTGAAGCTGGCCGATCTTTACGAGTCGTCCAAGGAATATTTTGAGGCCGAGCGTGAACTGCGCCGCTTTTTGTTCATCTACCCCAAGCATCGGGCCGTTTCGAAGGTCCGGAGCCGGCTCGCGGCCATCAAGCAATTGTATCTGAGCCATCAGCATTTGATCGGCGTCCTGCTTCCGCTGTCGGGCCGGCTGCAGCCGTTCGGGCAGGAGGTGCTCAACGGAATCCGGCTGGCGTTGGACCCCCCGTCCACCGCGGTTCCTGAAAAATTCGTCGGGATCGTCGTCAAGAACACGGAAGGGGATGCGACGGTCCTGCAAAGCGGCCTGGACGAACTGGCGCGGGACTACCGCGTGAGCGCGGTCATCGGACCGATGCTGAGCCGCCAGGTGGCGGCCGTGGCTCCCCGGGCGGAGGCTTACCGGATCCCGTTGCTGACGCCCGGGGCGTCGGAGGATTGGGCCAAGCCGTGGAAATATGTTTTGAGAAACTCCATCACCAACCGGCAACAGGCCGGCGAGATCGCGGCCTACGCCGTCAATTCGCTCCACCTGAAGCGCTTCTGCATCCTGCATTCCGCGGACGGATACGGAACGGAGATGATGCGGGTTTTTTCGGAGGCGATCGCGAAACTGGGCGGGGAGGTCATCGCGCGGGCGTCCTACGATCCGCAGGCCACCGATTTCGGGCCGCAGATCAAATATCTCAAAGAAACCGACCTGACCAAATACGGCGTCCTGGGCCCCCCGCCGCAGCAGAAGGGCGAAATTCGCGAATACCGGCCCGGATTCGACGCCATTTTTCTTCCCGGCGATTACGATCAGGCCGGAATGATCGCGGCCCAGCTGGCTTTTTACAATATTGAAGGGGTGACGCTTCTGGGGACCAACGGGTGGGACTCCCAGGATCTTTTCAGGTTCGGCGGGAAATTTGTCGACGGCGGAATCTTTGTGGACGGGTTCTTTCCCGCCAGCACCGACCCGCAGGTGCAGTCCTTTGTGGAGCGCTACCGAAGCCGTTACGAGGAGAACCCGACGCTTCTGGCGGCCCAGGCGTACGACGCGGCCGGCCTGGTTCTCCGGGCGATGCAACAGGGCGCCGCGACCGGCGAAGCGGTGCGGGACTTCCTCGGCCGGGTTCGAAATTATTCGGGCGTCACCGGCCCGATCACTTACACGCCGGAGGGGGATTTGGCCAAACGGCTTTACGTGATACAGGCCAAGGACGGCAAATTCGTCCAGCTCAACTAG